gcGAGGGTATGTCccgtttattgttgtatcattttgggtttaatatattttacattttttccaaaaaaaaacaaactttatgcTAAAATTTGACaccttttaattttatgatgatgaaaaatatattaaaatttttgaaggaataaaatctaaatattttctatatttagaaaacatattttttacttAGTAGTTGGTAAGGATAAAAGGAgaattacttttcttttacataAGGACAATTACTTCTGTAAACTTAGTTCTAATTCTTGACAACTGGCAAATACGAGAACGCCACGTATTGAAGCCTCATACCACAATCGCACTCAACTACTAACATTAACATATACACTAATAATGGGCTTGGAccattttgattcattgaaaATATTGTGTTGTCGAGATCTTACCCAACCAAGATTAATTCGTGTAATGCTGCCAAATAATCAATGCTATCACTTTTGCTTCCGAAGTTAACTTGTGATATTATGCTTGATGTGAAGTTACTTTTAAAAGACATAACAATAATGGCTTTAAAAGATTAACTTTAAGCACGTTCTTGCTCATTTCGGTCAAATAAGGAAATTTCTTCAATAATATAGGATCGAGGTGGATCGCTATGGCTTTGTCGGCTGAGTAAATTGATGAAccatttttcaagaaaatatttataaatgataaCCTTTTTGCCAtgatatcaatttattttaataaataagaattaaattcaagtataataaatttataagtaTTCACCCATATTACTCTACTAAACTAACTaatatctaataaaaattaataactaatattaatctctctaaaaagagtgaaatatgtttaattttttaaaataaagttttatatttgtatgtataaaaaaatattggaaaaaACAATCctactatattataaaataatttttctaggtcgaataaaattactttcttgaaaaatatttattgtgtaaTTTGATTGGTCAAATTTGTTTACTTAAAAGctagtttttaattaaagttaaaaatattttttaaaaaaataaagtaaaaattatttgttagtggttttagcttaaaaaatatttgataaaaaaatttataactttttaaatgatcacgtgatattaaattttgacaatctatattaaattatatcgtacaaatttaattttacattcttATATAAAATAGATCTTCTCATATGATATgttctatctatctatatatctaAAGAGAAAAGACATTTTGCTGCCaacttaaaaaaacatgaaggacaaaATCTGATACACAGAAGAAAACTAGGAGCTTTGCATGGAGGATTTGAAGTGGGGGGTTTTGCTAAAACCCTAAATGTCtatctatttatttgtttagttaaattaagttcatttaaataaataagctacttgagagttttttttttctcacaactCAAACATAAACTTAAGTGTTCaatttgactaatttttttggttttttatttttgtcagaAAGGACGAATAAGTATCAAAGAAAAGTAAGGAAacgaaaaaaaaaggcaaaatttgttttttagttgGGAGGCTTGCAGTGTGCATTTAAGAAGTATAATTAAAAgagatttttgtttgatttttaatcgTGTCTAATTATAAACTGAATTTTGCCTTAATTTTGTCTTGAAATTCagtttaaaatgtaaataaaggtgaATTTGTTTTTACGAACTCAATTTACTAAATGAAATTAATCAAAACATAAGTTTGCAAAGTTTAatctaatcaattttttttactgcaagtTTAATCTAATCAATAATCATGCATTAAGTTGTCCTAGTTTGTATTTACACTAGCTTTTATTTCCATCATCGTTATTGTGGGCCGAAATGTATATGCgtgtattgaataaaaaatcgtAGCTAGAACTCATATTTAGCATATCTTAACTGGGAGGCAAAATAAGACTTAGCATATCTAGCCAACAACAAATTAAGCTCATCCTACATGGACCAAACCCAAACACTTATGGGCTGTTGCTACATGAATCCCATATATTTTCCCCTACACCTCCATAATTTCTAATATCCCAACATCACCCTtcctattttataattttttgtctgACTCTTCATTCTCCTACTGTCCACATTCTGCTTTTTGTGTTACATATTTGTTAATATGTAACTTATGCATTAACATTTCAGATTACgtatttagaaaatattatattttgtggaTACTTAATCTGGAATATGCAATATGAATATGTAcacaaatgaaaatttgttaCGAATTCGTTAATCTAGAATTCATTTATTAAGGATCCAAATTCAGTTTTTTCAAAAAGGTATTGAGTCTCAAGATTGTACGTCTTGTGCATCACTATGGTTGCAATATTCCTGTTGTAAGTCTAAGGATTCAGAATATGTTTGGTTTAGacgatgaaaatagaaaagacaaacataaaagataaatttttaacttaaatatgaGTGTAAAAGATATAGgtgccaaaaaaataaaaatttttctttaattttcatttctctctttccttccAAACACACCCTCAATTATGTTTGCAATACCATTATGAGAAAACCCTTTGGAAACTTTAGAATAAACAGTGTGGGACCACAACATTTCAATCGAGTCCCTTTtcttgttataattttataatataatggaAAATTACAAGATTGTGTAGTGgactaaaataacaaaattctaTCTAATTCTCTCCTATTAAATGATATAATCTTCATAATATCCTTCatttaattaaagttttatttttagcaacttcatattttttgtcataTGCAATTAAATGAAAGAGTACTTTAGAAAACGATTTGACTTTCTTTTTAAGATTATCAAAATTATGTaatgttaactaatttttttaatggatgttaatcaatttctttttcttatatttcatatataacaataatgaaGAAAGGGGAAATATACGAGGTTACACATCAAAATGCCAAGAGAGGACATTGTTAAAGTAGTAGGCAATTGCAAAACGCATGCCGTGCTTCTTCAGAGGCACCACTGTCACATTCAATTTGAGACAGCTAAGGGCATTTTTGCCCATtcgatttgttttaaaattcacaCGGGGTGCAGGTGAAAATAATGAGGTGCACAAAGTAACTGCCCACCTACAAGTTTACTTCTGCATATTGCCTTTATTTTTGTATAGTTGTTTCTTCGGCTTTACTTCCGTTGACTGTCTTCTTTTTGTCGGAAGTATTCTAAAACTTAATATTTCAAAGTTCAATGGTTTGAAAAACAACTCCTAAATTtccatactaaaaaaaaaagaaaagaaaaagaactccTAAAGAGTACAAGTTACTATTTCACTTTGAACTTgtaaaaacataagaaaataggtttaaatattttttttattcttatcatTTAGCATCTATGTTTCATCCttgtaaaattgtttatttatttttagtcattactgtttgttctgtttttaatccttaaaatattttagataatattttgagcagtgaaaaaaatattatctaaaatgttATAtggatgaataataaaatagacataatttgtaatgattaagaaaaaaataatttttaaaaaagcaaaaaaataacttaaattacaaagattaaaaagatatttaagcaAAAACAATATAAGACTTTCGCCAAAAAATTCGAGCCTCTAGTGGATTTGCCCTCCCCAGTTATTGTTTTGTATTCAGAACATTATTAATCTGGGCAAATTGCAAAACAATCCTTACTGGTAgtgttttgcatttttctcagctcatgcttttaaaaatattggtaaTGATCTCACCCACCACGTGACATTCTCATGATGAATTCTAAGATATTCTATTGTAATAAAATCAATCCAATTCAAATACACTTACAAAGTTTATTTAATGGATAATTATATGACATATACCTCACCTATCATTATGAGAGATGTAAACAAAGCAATAATGATGGTTAGCAATCCTACTATACGTAAATACAACATGACCAGAAACACAATTATTGAATAGTAACGTAGTGTTTTCGTTTCGTCACAGCCATGTTCATTTCCCCACACACGTGCGCCATCAAACAAACTTCTgaatttttcttcaatcttcataTGGATAGATGCATACTAATTATTCACAAATCGGATTTAATGACGGGAATTGGAAGATTGTTTTCCCTTAACCACTGTGACGGGGCAAGAAGCATTTGTCATCACATGCTTGCTTACACTGCCCAACAACACCCTGGAAGAAACAAGTGTTTAAATTCTCTTTTAAAATCACATTAACCAGATTAAgtatctaaaataatttcacatatcgaccttgtaattataatttttgtgcaGCATCTTTTaagaaagaattaaaagaataaatagtgAGAAGTTTCATatatagaaaaatgaaatatgaataatatgatGCAAGAATGTAATAGAGGATGCTTGGTAAATGGTAAATAATGGTACCTTTTAATGGGACCTAAACCCCTGCTTCCAACAACCAAAGAGTCCAGGTGAAGATCTTCCACAGCATTACACAACTTCTCCCTTGGATCTCCCCAGTACACCTTTGCCACTGCCTTTGCCTGTTTCAAAACACCAACATAAACACACAAAGGTTGAACATATTCATGTTAATTACACTTACACCATACTTAATTTCTTCCCATGGTAACTgcagaagaaaataaaacacagtaattaagaaaaacagCATAAATACCCCTTTAGTCTTGGAGGCAGTGTCAAGGATACCTATGACCTCAGGATCCCTAGCAATCCCATATTGCTTAGTAAAATTCAACTCCCTCAATTCCTCCAGAGGAACCAAAGCTGCAAACCCATtaaccaaccaaacacaaaaTAATGTCAAGCACAGGCACAACTTATTATatacaatcaaacaaattataATGTAAAACATATTGTTACatgtttcttataaaaagaaacaaaaataatattatactagGATACACCATTTGACcatataatacaaaatttatatacaGGTCTTTAGATACAGAATTAAAGTTTCACTTCAataatatgtattattttttaatacaaacctttattatataaattatcgaagttaaaatttaattctggttagaaaatgacaaaaacaatatttaaggaattaatatttaagttttGTCGATTAcgatgtatatgtatatatatgcataACTAACATAAGAAAGGGAAAGGAGGCACCAACGTGAACCAGTGTCCTCAAAAAGCTCCTTTCGGGTGTGATGAGCTTGGGGAGGCTGAACAGTGATCAAGAtgatttgatcacctttgttgaTGAGATTATCAACGGCCCAACGAAGGGCTAATTTGCTGGTAGGAGAAAAGTCCACGGCTACTCCAACAGTTCGTGCCTTTGCCATATCTGAATGATGATGCCAAAAACTGAAAGGTTCAGTTCTGTTTTTATAGTTGGTGTTTGTGTTGTTTGGTATTCAGGGCAATTTAACTGCGcccctggttttgaaaagtACTACTAGATAAGAGAAGAATGTTGGTGAAAGCACTAGAATAAGATGGAGTGTGTGTGCTTTGTTCCTTAAAGATAAGTGTTGAAGGCAGAATTTGTGACAAATTAAGATGGTGTGGAATATGGCATAAAGGAGACATACACATAGACAGACAATGAATCTTGTTTTCCCACACAGTACTAGTCCACAGGAAAACACTAGATTATGCCATTGTAGTGCCATTTGTCCTGTCTAATTCCCCCAATTCACCTATGATTAGCTTCTAATTGCTTTCTAGAATCACTTATTGATTAGTTTCTTGAAAAGACATTACTagaaaagaacaaagaaaatgATTGTTCTTAacatcactatttttttttctagtttaaaaaagaaacaagcataACGAataaagggaagagagagaagataaaatcCTTTTGCTTCTAAAATCTACtttgtaaaagtttttgttACTAGAAATCAAGAAGCTAGAAAAATCTCTTTACAACTTGCCTCTCTATTATAATTTTAGACTTTTAGTTGTCCCATATCTTTAGATTTGATGATAACTCGCTATgatccaaatattttttattttattttttacaagttgaatttttttttatatatatgtagaaAATATTAAGTGGGTGAATGAATTGTTGCGAAGTTAATTGGAATAAATATTGATAACTTAATAGAATTATCTATCTGACCAtctatttatgtatatataaacgtgtattgggtaacatcctatagtaataaactaataataagtATAGAGAAGTATTACACCATATACAAAAGAGACAGAGGCACAAATAGACTTCTGATAAATTATGTGAAAAGCAAGAAATTTAGGTGATTAGATTAATATGCCTATATGCTAATAGTTCTTgtgcaaataaatttaatgcgTCAGCTAAAAATACTTTATTGCTAAAAAAACAACACTTGTATTTAGCGTCTGAGTTGAATTTTAAAAGTGAAGTTTTGATTTACACACAAAGTTCAGGTGGAAAATCACAAACTTGCGAGAAAGGTATGACCAACGCAACGCCAAAGGATTagtcaaaacaaaagaaagaatggAATTGGGTGTTACCCAAGGAGAATAATGAAAGACGGGTAGGTACAAGCAACAAGATATTACTTAGTAGTCTAAATTTCATAGCATTGGTTGAATGGACCaagttgtcatattttttttgcagttttcatttttttttccgttCCGGTGGTAAGATATCATATTTGATAAGCTGtaggtttaaattttttttgtttttattttgaggaAAATTTAAGTTCGGATATAAATATCAAGAGATTTAATTCAATTAGTTAAATAAGATAGATAGGTTATTGTAAACCTTCGGtatttttgataataaaaaacaaaggtCTCTTATAAATGCATATTATGTATCATCCTCTTTCCCttggttagattttttttcttcatatttgaataaaaaggaAGACAAACAATTTATAACACTGTTTTGATTAGAAGATTCATATAGATTATTaactaaatcattttttttccctaGATTTATTTGCATGGTACACCTCGTATTTGCTAgtgttttgatttaaaaaatcatatatcctaaaaagaaacataatcaacacaAAAGAATGAGGAAcatcaaaaaatcatatatcctaaaaagaaacataatcaacacaAAAGAATGAGGAACAAATTGATGACCATGATCATATTAACAATGGATTTCTAAAATCGGATCTAAAGAATGTTTTGACATTGAAAGCAATCTTGAGAAGTTATGAAGTCGCAGTAGGATTGCGTGTTAATTTCCATAAGAGTACCATTGGAGGGATAGGAGTTTGTGAAAGAGATATACAAAGATTTGCGGTTATGCTAAACTGCTTTACCTTGGAAATGCCCTTTGTTTACTTGGGGATTCCACTAGGGGCTTTTCTGAAGAGGATTCGAACTTGGAAACCGGCGCTGCAAAAACTAAAGAGGAAAATGGCTCCATGGAAGCAAAAAGTACTCTCAATTGGGAGCGAGTCAGTCTTATTAATTCATGCCTAACAATGattccattattttttctttccttctatAAAGCTCCCAAATTAGTGGTGGACAATATCAAGGCAATGCAAGACAATTTTCTATGAGGAGGAAATCCAGAACAAAGGACAGTAGTATGGGTTAGTTGGGATAATATTTGCCAACCAAAGGTGAATGGAGGTCTAGGTTTAAAAAATGTGGAGTTGTTTAATAAGGCGTTAATTGTGAaatggaagtggcgtctacttGAAAAGGAAAAGACAATGTGGGCTAAAATACTAATAGCTAAATATGGTCCAGTAAGGGATATGAGAACAATTTTAAGCTCAACATCTATTTCCAAATGATTGAGTGATGTGCTAAGCATGACAGAGGCAGATAATGTGAATGACTTGTTTGAACAATAGGTATGGAGGAAGGTGAAAAAAGGTGAATCTACCTTATTTTGAAGGGATAAATGATTCGCTAAGGTTCCTTTAATGAGACTATTCTTAAGATTATTCTAGTCTTCCTAAATCAGGATGTAACAATGCTTCAAATGGAATTTTGGGAGGAAGGTCGATGGAATTGGAAATCACAGTGGAAGAGAAGTTTGAGGGAATGAGAGCTAGAGTTAGAAGTGCAATTGATGGCCATGCTAAAGAGAGCCAATTTGAAGGTGGAAGGAAGTGACTCATGGATGTGGAGAAGCGCTGAAGGAGGTGAATTCTCTATCAGAAATACGTATTTTCTAATGCAGAACTTGCCTCAAAGTGAACaacaaaatttgtttgatatCTTATGGAAGGCCAAGGTCCCTTCCAAAGTGTTGGTTTTTGCTTGGAGGGAGTTGTTGAATCGTATTCAGACAAAGGACCAGCTGAAAAAAAGAGGAATAGGTGGtacaaatttcattaatttatgtCCAATATGCAAAGAGCAACAAGAATCAACAACTCaccttttatttaattgtagTTTTGCATATGCATGTTGGCTGCAGTGCTGCTTGTGGATATGTATGCAAGAACCGATGCCAAGTACCCCTTAGTAACACATGTTAGGCTTTAGAGGAGAGGGGGCCACGATGAAATGGAAATGTTGGATGTTGTCTATTTGGATGGCTTGAATATGAACCATTTGGAATACAAGAAATGAGGCAGTCTTTGCAGATAAGCTGGTATTAGTGGAGGAATTGCATGACAAATTTGTGTTTAAGGTGTGGAGTTGGGTTAAGGCAAAGGAAAAGACAacaacattttcattttataattggACAATGGATCCAATGTTGTGTATAACGTCTATTTCCTAATTCAAGCAACATTCTTCTCTCAGATGGAGTTGGGTGGACTCCCCCTTTGATGGgaatgtttgttttcttttttgacaTTAGTTTATGCAATACTGATGTTTGTAGGGGGTGATACTTGTATATGCTTATGTAGGGCCTATCAGGAAGTTAGATACAACCTTTTTCACTACTTGTGAGGATTGTAGTCATATGTTGCAATTACTATAACCATTAATATAATGGGCTCTTTTTTggccttgcaaaaaaaaaaaaaaaacacaatggcTTTGCTGAAGCCGAAGAAAATCAACTTAGATTGACAAAGGAAGGGATTAGGCCATTGTGTTAAATGTTGGAAATTGATCTACCTTATCATCTAAGTAATGCACTTCCCAGTTACATCAACCACTTCGTTTTTGTCTTGAGAATGATTAatctaaaatgtaaaattaatgtATTTCCTTTTTTGATTCCGAAATGACCAATCTAGAaggtcaaaaaaatatttcgaAAAGAATGCAAGAAGCACCTTGGGGAATACATGAAGCAACGACCGAAAATGCATTATTTGGATGACCAGGTGAATTAATTTCCAACATGTTCCGCAACGGCCCAATCCCTTTGCGGTATGTCTTGGTATCTTTTGTCAATCTATGTTGATTTTGTTCAGCAAATCCATTGTCAATATGTTCATGGTCCTTCATTTGTTCTTctgtctttattttattttttaattgttttcttgAAATTCTTCGGCTATAAGAGGTGTGTAAAGCTTCTAATGGAGTCTAGAATTACCGTAAAACACAACataatagaaattttatttccttttaggACACATGATTTTCTTTTGCAATaaaaaacacttgcaaataCAAACTGTACCATGCAAATAAATCTAGAgacaaaaatgatttatttgacATTAGTTAATAATATACACACCTTGTGATCAAAACACTTGcaagtataaattgttataatttgtttgtgtttatctccttttttattcaaatatgaaAAGGGAGACATCTAAGTTGTTAAAAgattaccaatatttttttatctccttttttattcaaatatgaaAAGGGAGACATCTAACTTGTTCaatgaaaaaggtaaaaaagaatTAGAGAAAAATGGTTATATACCgaaattgtataaaattttacaCGGTCATTCAATCATAATCTATTATGTATAGTAAGTTtgtttgacttttaaaataattatcttaaaataattaaaataatgatttgtgattcgatgataatgtaaaatacaAAGAATTGTTCAATtgtaaggaaaaataataagaatataattGTGTTAGATTTTAACACAAGTCTTAATTGGTGAATAAGATAGGACAAATCGGTGAATAAGATAATACAATATAAATCTTAATTGGATAAATAGTCAAATTCGTCCCTAAAAATGTGAGGTGCTGATAGAATAGtccttgaaagataaaaaattaaaatttaattcttaaatgtgCAAAAAGTACAACAATTAATACTGcaaataatttaatgacaatttggtccctaaaatttacaatttaatgttaaattagtcatttagaaataaaacttattatcaAATTAGTCCTTAAACATTAcaacttaattacaaaatagTCTCCCAAATTAACAACACGATtaatttgtcgcactttttcacattcaaggactaaatttatatttttcatctttttgggATCAATTTGTGATAACTGTTAAATATgggctattttttataataaaaatatattgaaaatatctttaaaaatatttatttagcaattatttttgtcttaaatattagaaattgatatttttcttatttatgacttgcagatatgaaaataagggattaaaagcaaaaaaatctagaaaatataaaaaatataaataaggaagATTTTTTAGCATCGGACCCAAGTCCACTCTAGCAATTATAGATAGGGAGTCAAGCTCAAGTCCACTCCAATAGCTATAAAAAGggagtcaagccaaggagaaAAGACACGACCCTGAAGAGTCAGAATTCTCTAATGAATATATTCTAAGCCTGAGTATCTCTAGTAGGGgaaatctttctttttctatcatttttccaTAAAACCATTTTCTAGTGTAAGGCCTCTTATGACTACAAGAGACTAAATTCTTAGTTAGGGTATGACAGACCTAAAAAGTCAATATTGTTCACTTCATACAAATAAGACAGGTTAAGTCCTAACATTATCACATTTGgaatttatctttctttatcttcatcttaatcttttatttttcttatcttatctctttttatttttatcatcttttaatttaaatattttatcttttctatcttttatttttatctttaaatattttatctttacttttaaatctttatcttatctcctatctttatttatctattattttatttttcttatcttttgctTGTAAATTGGATTTGGATTAAGTACAAACAAATCCCGATGGATTTGACACTCGAACTTTCGAGTATTTTACTACTGACAAATTTGGTTGGTGCACTATGAGTTAACAATTTGTCACCATATCACACTTCCGAGTACCAATTTGACTATTTATTCAATCTTAATTGGTAAATAAAATAGGACAAAGTGATGAGATCTTAAAACAATGAATTATCATGTTGACTAAACTAgcctttcttaaaaaaacatttttttaatttaattaggtatatcatccttttcaatttttaacaaCCATACTTTAATCTTAtcctcttttaaattttattttttaaaaatacaagagagtactatatatatatcaaatatgaattttaaaaccaaattcAATTGACTTGCAGAAAGAGAAGGCTTTCCCGCTATGTCACACTCACACCTCAAAAGCTTGTCTTCTATCTGCTCCAGTTCCATGGAATTGGAGATTGGAGCCACTCATTCAGATCAGACACTTGGTACATAtcctatataataatatttacctTTTCATTTGTATATTACTGTATTCTTATTTAGGCTACATTTGTTTCTTAGAAGGCTAATGACTGACACCATTAGTCCTACTtgtttgtgaattgtgatcTTAATTTGCTTATGCCTACACCAGAGCCTTGGTTTCAGTCTGATACATCTACTGGGTACCTTCAAGATGCCATTGCAGGCAGGGGCATTTGGTGCAAGGAACAAAATTTATCTTCCTGCTCTACGGATGGAAAGGTTATATTAATTTGCGTAATTGTGTAATTCTTAGCAAAAGTTGTAATTGTCAAATTCCTATGACTGAAAATTCATCATTTGGATGATCAGGTAGATGAATTTCCAATATTTTACACAACAGGCCAACCCCTTCATGGTATGTATGCTTTTGTATCTTTTTCAATCTATGTTCGGCAATTCCACAGTCAATTGGTAATTGATCATCAAttgttcttttgatttttgcttTTTCTTAACTGTTTGATGCAAATTCTTTGGCCAAGTGTATGAAGTTTGGTGATGGAGTATGGAGTTTTATCAAGTCATagtaattgaaaaagaaaacatagcaTTATGTTAATGTATAACTGATGCATCTCCTCACCACCTTTGTAGATTGTGGCTTTAGACACCAAAAAAGGTTCATCACTACAAACCTATCATCATCGCCACAAGGTGACACACATGAAGCTGCAATCAAACATGATCCTGCTAGGAGTAGCTATGCATATGGTGAGTCAGACAAAAATGATGCTCTAGTTTCATTCATCACATGCTTTtgttgaaacaaaaaatgaactGTCCTTGATTTAGCATGACCCTTTTCTCTTTATTCCACGACTTACTCATCTTAGTTTGTTTTCAAAGTTATAATGGTTCACTTACATGTCCTT
The genomic region above belongs to Glycine max cultivar Williams 82 chromosome 14, Glycine_max_v4.0, whole genome shotgun sequence and contains:
- the LOC100811166 gene encoding uncharacterized protein, coding for MSHSHLKSLSSICSSSMELEIGATHSDQTLEPWFQSDTSTGYLQDAIAGRGIWCKEQNLSSCSTDGKVDEFPIFYTTGQPLHDCGFRHQKRFITTNLSSSPQGDTHEAAIKHDPARSSYAYGQRKKVAFPFKLVKSGGVEGETTLKDINHQILSTPSASKPIPHPVKDSVTNPCKLVRGSFGLSGKEVASVTRIHTRGRGSITIIRTKD
- the LOC100500682 gene encoding universal stress protein HRU1-like; translated protein: MAKARTVGVAVDFSPTSKLALRWAVDNLINKGDQIILITVQPPQAHHTRKELFEDTGSPLVPLEELRELNFTKQYGIARDPEVIGILDTASKTKGAKAVAKVYWGDPREKLCNAVEDLHLDSLVVGSRGLGPIKRVLLGSVSKHVMTNASCPVTVVKGKQSSNSRH